A genomic segment from Luteolibacter ambystomatis encodes:
- a CDS encoding RsmB/NOP family class I SAM-dependent RNA methyltransferase — MKLHRVLAEGCVAVLESVLEQGQVLDRVLETVFHANPRWGKRDRSFVAETVFEATRWKRALEFVADGSGLPALCAVQWRRMGFELPGWWAWRGATVTEMSQRELELHTQPRAIRESVPEWLDELGSAELGPRWDAELAALNQRAPIVLRVNTLLNSRDEAAKWLAGEGIESQPLPDISTALQITRGRIGKPLLSTGRIEIQDSGSQRITPVLDLEPGMRVIDACAGAGGKTLHAAALMENRGEVIALDVNGRKLQELSRRAGRAGVSIVRTQVWEPETLRDLSGWADRVLIDAPCSGLGTLRRQPDLKWRLTAPSLEKTRRLQRRLLDHYPEMLRLGGRFVYATCSILPSENEGQIALLRERDPRWQVEESLTVSPSEDGSDGLFASRLSSKK, encoded by the coding sequence GTGAAGTTGCACCGGGTATTGGCGGAAGGATGCGTGGCGGTGCTGGAGTCCGTGCTGGAGCAGGGACAGGTGCTCGACCGGGTGCTGGAGACCGTTTTTCACGCAAATCCGCGCTGGGGAAAACGCGACCGCTCCTTCGTGGCGGAGACCGTGTTCGAGGCCACCCGCTGGAAGCGCGCGCTCGAGTTCGTGGCGGATGGCAGCGGTCTCCCCGCTCTATGTGCGGTGCAGTGGCGGCGCATGGGATTCGAACTGCCCGGGTGGTGGGCATGGCGCGGCGCGACTGTCACGGAGATGAGCCAGCGTGAACTGGAACTCCACACCCAGCCACGGGCGATCCGGGAATCGGTGCCGGAGTGGCTCGATGAACTCGGCTCCGCTGAACTGGGTCCGCGCTGGGATGCCGAACTGGCCGCACTCAACCAACGTGCGCCGATCGTGCTGCGCGTGAACACCTTGCTCAACAGCCGCGACGAGGCCGCCAAATGGCTGGCTGGGGAGGGGATTGAGTCCCAGCCTCTGCCGGACATCTCCACCGCCCTTCAGATCACCCGCGGGCGGATCGGCAAGCCCTTGCTGTCCACCGGCCGCATCGAAATCCAGGATTCCGGATCGCAACGCATCACTCCCGTGCTCGATCTCGAACCCGGCATGCGCGTGATCGACGCCTGTGCCGGTGCCGGCGGTAAAACTCTCCACGCCGCCGCCTTGATGGAGAACCGTGGGGAAGTCATCGCTTTGGATGTGAACGGGAGGAAGCTCCAGGAGCTCTCCCGCCGCGCCGGGCGCGCTGGCGTTTCGATCGTCCGCACCCAGGTATGGGAACCGGAAACGCTCCGCGATTTGAGCGGCTGGGCGGATCGGGTGCTGATCGATGCGCCTTGCTCGGGCCTGGGCACCCTGCGCCGCCAGCCGGACCTGAAGTGGCGTCTCACCGCGCCTTCCTTGGAGAAAACCCGCCGACTCCAGCGCAGGCTGCTCGATCACTATCCGGAAATGCTCCGCCTGGGGGGGCGTTTCGTCTATGCGACCTGTTCCATTCTACCTTCCGAGAACGAGGGCCAGATCGCCCTCCTGCGGGAGCGCGACCCGCGCTGGCAGGTGGAGGAATCCCTCACCGTATCCCCATCGGAAGATGGCTCGGATGGCTTGTTTGCCAGCCGGTTGTCATCCAAGAAATGA
- a CDS encoding 2-oxoglutarate dehydrogenase E1 component: MNSSVSARLNADLLEEKYAQWIEDPRSVEPTWSAFFEGFELGTAQSRKAEVAGTAGTATVAEPGADLAFYGKVVSLVYNYRTLGHTQARINPLEDTQERNPRLRLDQFGFTEADLDREASTQFLLHGEKMKLRDMVAALENIYSGFIGFEFMHINNTTIRHWVREKIEQHARRESDPAERKINSLRWLLEAESFENFLGKKFLGEKRFSLEGGEGAMVLLNAILEKCPSAGVQEIEMGMAHRGRLNVLANFVRKSLTTILYEFTPNYIPDLVAGDGDVKYHLGYESIRELADGKVRVNLAANPSHLEAVNPVVEGKARARQRVLGDDGVATDRKRVLPVLLHGDAAFAGQGSVAEVLNLSQLPGYRTGGTIHLIINNQVGFTTLPADARSSAYATDVAKMIEAPILHVNGEEPMELYWAAQFALEFRQKFGRDIVIDMYCYRRQGHNENDQAAFTQPHIAKKIEARKTFGQIYKAQLVETGVLTQPEADALEQAIWDKFEESYQKMVKATEAGDRTVFGGSTAVEQPPYTHAPVATGIAKDRLQHIGKVLTTIPDGFHLNPTLAKRFIPRRIEAMHNGGPIDWAFAESLAFGSLLMEQTPVRLSGQDCRRGTFSQRHAVFYDYETRERHIALEHLSADQSKFCVYNSFLSEFAVLGFDYGYSLSYPQMLTLWEAQFGDFSNGAQVIIDQFISSAESKWQTPSDLVMLLPHAYEGQGPEHSSARLERFLQLCAEDNLIVGNFTTPAQYFHALRRQKRREFRKPLILMTPKSLLTRAEAVSNEADFLEGSCFQEILPDPKEFADPQSVTRVVFCSGKVYYDLAAWREEKGIDNAAILRVEQLYPFHQDMVVALLSQYPNATSFVWCQEEPQNMGAYTYIAPLLEDVLGKKPIYAGRDRASSPAAGSKAMHYREQKALLEEAFTL; this comes from the coding sequence ATGAACTCATCGGTTTCGGCCCGCCTCAACGCGGATTTGCTCGAGGAAAAATACGCCCAGTGGATCGAAGACCCGCGCTCGGTTGAGCCGACCTGGTCCGCATTCTTCGAAGGATTTGAACTCGGCACCGCCCAATCGCGGAAGGCCGAAGTCGCCGGAACCGCAGGCACCGCCACGGTGGCCGAGCCGGGTGCCGATCTCGCGTTCTATGGCAAGGTGGTAAGCCTCGTTTATAACTACCGCACGCTTGGTCACACCCAGGCCCGCATCAACCCGCTGGAAGACACCCAGGAGCGCAACCCACGCCTGCGTCTCGACCAGTTCGGCTTCACCGAAGCCGATCTCGACCGCGAGGCCTCCACGCAATTCCTCCTCCATGGCGAGAAGATGAAGCTGCGCGACATGGTCGCCGCTCTGGAGAACATCTATTCGGGCTTTATCGGCTTCGAGTTCATGCACATCAACAACACGACCATCCGTCATTGGGTGCGTGAGAAGATCGAACAACACGCCCGCCGCGAATCGGATCCGGCGGAGCGCAAGATCAACTCGCTGCGCTGGCTGCTCGAGGCTGAGTCGTTCGAAAATTTCCTCGGCAAGAAGTTCCTCGGTGAGAAGCGTTTCTCGCTCGAAGGTGGCGAAGGCGCGATGGTGTTGCTCAATGCCATCCTGGAGAAGTGCCCGTCCGCAGGTGTGCAGGAGATCGAGATGGGCATGGCCCACCGCGGTCGCCTCAACGTGCTGGCGAACTTCGTCCGCAAGTCGCTCACCACGATCCTCTATGAGTTCACGCCGAACTACATCCCGGACCTCGTGGCCGGTGATGGCGACGTGAAGTACCACCTCGGCTACGAGAGCATCCGCGAACTGGCCGATGGCAAGGTGCGCGTGAATCTCGCCGCCAACCCATCCCACCTCGAAGCCGTCAACCCGGTGGTCGAGGGCAAAGCCCGCGCCCGCCAGCGCGTGCTCGGCGATGATGGCGTGGCCACCGATCGCAAGCGAGTCCTGCCGGTGCTCTTGCACGGTGATGCCGCCTTCGCCGGTCAGGGCTCCGTCGCGGAAGTGCTGAACCTCTCCCAGCTCCCGGGCTACCGTACCGGTGGCACCATCCACCTCATCATCAACAACCAGGTCGGCTTCACCACGCTGCCGGCCGATGCCCGTTCCTCCGCCTACGCGACGGATGTGGCGAAGATGATCGAGGCTCCGATTCTCCACGTGAACGGCGAAGAGCCGATGGAGCTCTATTGGGCCGCCCAGTTCGCCCTTGAGTTCCGCCAGAAGTTCGGTCGCGACATCGTGATCGACATGTACTGCTACCGCCGCCAGGGCCACAACGAGAACGACCAGGCCGCCTTCACCCAGCCGCATATTGCGAAGAAGATCGAAGCCCGCAAGACCTTCGGCCAGATCTACAAGGCGCAGCTCGTCGAAACCGGCGTCCTCACCCAGCCGGAAGCCGATGCGCTTGAGCAGGCCATCTGGGATAAGTTCGAGGAGAGCTACCAGAAGATGGTGAAGGCCACCGAAGCCGGTGACCGCACCGTGTTCGGTGGATCCACCGCCGTCGAGCAGCCGCCATATACGCACGCCCCGGTTGCCACGGGCATCGCAAAGGACCGCTTGCAGCACATCGGCAAGGTGCTCACCACTATCCCGGATGGTTTCCATCTCAACCCGACGCTGGCCAAGCGCTTCATCCCGCGCCGCATCGAGGCCATGCACAACGGCGGTCCGATCGACTGGGCCTTCGCCGAGTCGCTGGCCTTCGGCTCGCTGCTCATGGAGCAGACTCCCGTGCGTCTCTCCGGTCAGGACTGCCGCCGTGGCACCTTCTCGCAGCGCCACGCGGTGTTCTACGATTACGAGACCCGCGAGCGTCACATCGCCCTTGAGCACCTCTCGGCGGATCAATCGAAGTTCTGCGTTTACAACTCGTTCCTGTCCGAGTTCGCCGTGCTCGGTTTCGATTACGGCTACTCGCTCAGCTACCCGCAGATGTTGACGCTTTGGGAAGCCCAGTTCGGTGACTTCTCGAACGGCGCGCAGGTCATCATCGACCAGTTCATCTCCTCCGCCGAGTCGAAGTGGCAGACGCCGAGCGACCTTGTGATGCTGCTGCCGCACGCTTACGAAGGCCAAGGACCGGAGCATTCCAGCGCCCGCTTGGAACGCTTCCTGCAACTGTGCGCGGAAGACAACCTGATCGTCGGCAACTTCACCACGCCGGCCCAGTACTTCCACGCGCTGCGCCGCCAGAAGCGCCGCGAGTTCCGCAAGCCGCTGATCCTGATGACGCCGAAGAGCCTGCTCACCCGCGCCGAAGCCGTTTCCAACGAAGCGGACTTCCTTGAGGGTTCCTGCTTCCAGGAAATCCTGCCCGATCCGAAGGAATTCGCCGATCCGCAGTCGGTCACCCGCGTGGTCTTCTGCTCCGGCAAGGTTTACTACGATCTCGCCGCGTGGCGCGAAGAGAAGGGCATCGACAATGCCGCCATCCTCCGCGTCGAGCAGCTCTATCCATTCCACCAGGACATGGTGGTGGCCCTGCTCAGCCAGTATCCGAATGCCACCTCCTTCGTGTGGTGCCAGGAGGAGCCACAGAACATGGGTGCCTACACCTACATCGCACCACTGTTGGAAGACGTTCTCGGCAAGAAGCCTATTTATGCCGGTCGCGACCGTGCTTCCAGCCCGGCCGCCGGTTCGAAGGCGATGCACTACCGCGAGCAAAAGGCGCTTCTCGAAGAGGCCTTCACTCTCTAA
- a CDS encoding glutathione S-transferase family protein, translating into MTQGQFPEENGEDGEFERQEDSFREIIQDRAESGRYHLYVSLACPWAHRTLITRKWLGLEDSVSVGIVDPVRDERGWAFRPGNGHGPDELNGFQFLSEAYRASNPAFHGRVTVPVLWDKQERRIVNNSEDDICLMFQKAFAASDAPDLFPGDVEEDQAELSKFLYDHVNNGVYRAGFATRQPAYERAVKKLFAALDTLDDRLTSRRYLFGDRITESDWRLFCTLIRFDAVYHGHFKCNLRRIIDYPNLDGYLRDLYQQPGIADTVNLDHIKRHYYITHDDINPTGIVPLGPILDFNAPHGRESR; encoded by the coding sequence ATGACCCAGGGCCAGTTTCCGGAAGAGAATGGTGAGGACGGAGAATTCGAGCGCCAGGAGGACTCCTTCCGCGAGATCATTCAGGACAGAGCGGAGTCCGGCCGCTACCATCTCTACGTCTCGCTTGCCTGCCCATGGGCGCACCGGACGTTGATCACCCGAAAGTGGCTGGGCTTGGAGGATAGCGTCAGCGTTGGGATTGTCGATCCCGTACGCGATGAGCGCGGCTGGGCCTTTCGCCCGGGAAATGGCCATGGCCCTGATGAGCTGAACGGCTTTCAGTTTCTCAGCGAGGCCTATCGGGCCAGCAACCCCGCGTTTCACGGTCGCGTGACCGTGCCGGTCCTATGGGACAAACAGGAACGGCGGATCGTCAACAACTCGGAGGACGACATCTGCCTGATGTTCCAGAAAGCCTTCGCCGCCTCCGATGCTCCGGACCTCTTCCCGGGCGACGTTGAGGAGGACCAGGCGGAGTTGAGCAAGTTCCTCTACGACCATGTGAACAACGGCGTCTATCGCGCGGGCTTCGCCACCCGCCAGCCTGCCTACGAACGCGCGGTGAAGAAGCTGTTCGCCGCACTCGACACACTCGATGATCGCCTCACATCACGCCGCTACCTCTTCGGTGATCGTATCACGGAGAGCGACTGGCGGTTGTTCTGCACTCTCATCCGCTTCGATGCGGTCTATCACGGCCACTTCAAGTGCAACCTCCGCCGCATCATCGACTACCCGAACCTCGATGGCTACCTGCGCGATCTCTACCAGCAGCCCGGAATCGCGGACACGGTGAACCTCGATCACATCAAGCGGCATTACTACATCACCCACGACGACATCAATCCCACCGGCATCGTGCCGCTGGGACCGATCCTCGATTTCAACGCGCCGCACGGACGGGAGAGCAGGTAG
- the sucB gene encoding dihydrolipoyllysine-residue succinyltransferase, giving the protein MSLDIKVPAAGESITSANVARWHKKNGETVHKGEVLVTLETDKVSNELEADGDGTLQILIGEGEEVSIGTVIGRIEEGAAAPASAAAPVSAPAAPANTPAPAAAAAPASGGTVEIKVPAAGESITSANVAAWRKKDGDQVTKGEVLVTLETDKVSNELEAEASGKLKILVPEGEEVAIGAVIATIEVGAAPAPAAATPAPAPVSTPAPALSSVAAPAPAPGASTGVTAPRLKPDLSVVSTPVEKAPAPTASEDGRTTRRKMSMLRRKIATHLVNAQQTAAILTTFNEVDMSAIMDLRKQVQDDFMKKHGVKLGFMSFFIKAVTQALKDVPQINGRIEGTDIIENHFYDIGVAIGTEKGLIVPVIRDADKKSFAEIEQDILDYAKKGKEGKIAIEDLQGGVFTISNGGTYGSLLSTPILNPPQSGILGMHTIQQRPVAVNGQVVIRPMMYLAMSYDHRLVDGKEAVTFLIRIKECLETPTRLLLEM; this is encoded by the coding sequence ATGTCCCTCGACATCAAAGTTCCCGCCGCCGGCGAATCCATCACTTCCGCCAACGTCGCGCGCTGGCACAAGAAAAACGGCGAGACCGTCCACAAGGGCGAAGTCCTCGTCACACTTGAGACCGACAAGGTTTCCAATGAACTCGAAGCCGACGGCGACGGCACCCTTCAAATCCTCATCGGTGAAGGCGAGGAAGTATCCATCGGCACCGTGATCGGGCGCATCGAGGAAGGTGCCGCTGCTCCTGCCTCCGCTGCCGCGCCGGTGTCTGCTCCGGCTGCTCCTGCCAACACTCCGGCTCCCGCCGCTGCCGCGGCACCAGCTTCCGGTGGCACGGTCGAAATCAAGGTTCCCGCCGCCGGTGAATCCATCACCTCCGCCAATGTCGCCGCTTGGCGCAAGAAGGACGGCGATCAGGTCACCAAGGGTGAAGTGCTCGTCACGCTTGAGACCGACAAGGTTTCCAACGAACTGGAAGCGGAGGCTTCCGGCAAGCTGAAGATCCTGGTGCCGGAAGGCGAGGAAGTCGCCATCGGTGCCGTCATCGCCACCATCGAGGTAGGTGCCGCTCCGGCTCCTGCCGCCGCGACTCCCGCACCTGCACCGGTTTCGACCCCAGCTCCTGCGCTCTCTTCCGTGGCAGCTCCGGCCCCGGCTCCAGGTGCCTCCACCGGTGTCACCGCTCCGCGTCTCAAGCCGGATCTTTCCGTCGTCAGCACCCCGGTCGAAAAGGCCCCCGCGCCGACCGCTTCCGAAGACGGCCGCACCACCCGCAGGAAGATGAGCATGCTGCGCCGCAAGATCGCGACGCACCTCGTCAATGCCCAGCAGACCGCTGCCATCCTCACCACCTTCAACGAGGTGGATATGAGCGCCATCATGGACCTCCGCAAGCAGGTGCAGGATGACTTCATGAAGAAGCACGGTGTGAAGCTCGGCTTCATGTCCTTCTTCATCAAGGCCGTCACCCAGGCGCTCAAGGATGTGCCGCAGATCAACGGCCGCATCGAAGGCACCGACATCATCGAGAACCACTTCTACGACATCGGCGTCGCCATCGGCACCGAAAAGGGCCTCATCGTCCCGGTCATCCGCGATGCCGACAAGAAGAGCTTCGCCGAGATCGAGCAGGACATCCTCGACTACGCCAAGAAGGGCAAGGAAGGGAAGATCGCCATCGAGGATCTCCAGGGCGGTGTGTTCACCATCTCGAACGGCGGCACCTACGGTTCGCTGCTCTCCACGCCGATCCTCAACCCGCCGCAGAGCGGCATCCTCGGCATGCACACCATCCAGCAGCGCCCCGTCGCCGTGAATGGCCAGGTCGTCATCCGCCCGATGATGTATCTCGCCATGAGCTACGACCACCGCCTCGTCGATGGCAAGGAAGCCGTGACCTTCCTGATCCGCATCAAGGAATGCCTCGAAACCCCGACCCGTCTCCTGCTGGAGATGTGA
- a CDS encoding SNF2-related protein, with translation MPDWSEQALKSAASWKAFKEGKSLLDAGMVAQSKSTPDGWTGSVRQGSKLIRLGVKVPKPGDFQVKCSCPENQASGAVCAHAVATGLALLGAASPAPTTKPASFSPAPKSGPLVPLIVRLAPNWSETFTRGRLTVTLAPDPAAAADPVDAFLTAWVTRQGIPAIKGPLPLSLDGDRLAGFLEAAFDHPRIFAGKEPLAITSDATLPLGLPVREGDLVTLCASTAPSILGPHAWLATSESISRIGPRAIPDDLLLAFTTWTAGKPARIPLKQLLRRAPIWEDWLALPEDSWLGDLRMVPATPAFHLTLEGSLTRLEARLGIRYPGTQPFVPGVADDPYFPRAGEGGQWEVRHLQAEAEAIATLTSLGFAGDEPGRFSLTGEPSILRFFAHGLPGLPADWTVEQTPRLQSASTTVEVVRPRFEVLGSGEDWLAFDYGFETSSGQLISRAEVLQWLRSGRGTRQANGRKQVLDEESILMLEPLLSELDVRQEHGHFVGPKVIAELVSEFRKNRSNSKISSDIDILESPLPATLDPSVPGMLRPYQRKGIAWLADRLQRFGGALLADDMGLGKTLQTIVVFEQLFAEPNQVEGPALVIAPTSLLGNWRAEFQRFAPDRTIRILHGSNRDTERGKVTPQDVVVTSYGTLARDLAWHLQREYKGIAVDEASLMRNPDTDHAKAIAKLRGRHRIALSGTPVENGVRDLWSIFRFIQPGWLGSREQFKEHYELPLQAAPVPKAPMERLRLKTTPFILRRTKEQVASDLPSKLIIDDYCELSADQRQIYRDLIGEGGKRVDENREKAGTGAARLQMLTALLRLRQTCCDLGLLKNERLDKLPIERRSAKLERLLERVEEATSGNHRILVFSQFQTQLQKIREQLQARQIDALLLDGQTRNRQELVDRFQKPDGPPVFLISLKAGGYGLNLTAADTVIHFDPWWNPAAEAQATDRAHRIGQTRPVTVYRLLTRGTVEEKVVRLQDTKRELAQAAFDESGLGEATGWSDKELTDLLKG, from the coding sequence ATGCCTGATTGGTCTGAACAAGCCCTGAAATCCGCTGCGAGCTGGAAAGCCTTCAAGGAAGGCAAATCCCTCCTCGATGCCGGCATGGTTGCCCAATCGAAATCCACCCCGGACGGTTGGACGGGCAGCGTGCGCCAAGGTTCGAAGCTCATCCGCCTCGGCGTGAAGGTCCCAAAGCCGGGTGACTTCCAGGTCAAGTGCTCATGCCCGGAGAACCAAGCGTCCGGAGCCGTCTGCGCTCACGCCGTCGCCACCGGACTAGCCTTGCTCGGTGCTGCCTCACCAGCACCCACCACCAAACCAGCATCCTTCTCTCCGGCTCCCAAGTCCGGCCCGCTCGTTCCGCTTATCGTCCGTCTGGCTCCCAACTGGTCGGAAACTTTCACCCGCGGCAGACTCACCGTCACGCTGGCACCCGATCCGGCCGCCGCCGCCGATCCCGTCGATGCCTTCCTGACCGCCTGGGTCACCCGCCAAGGCATTCCTGCGATCAAAGGCCCGCTGCCTCTGTCCTTGGATGGCGATCGCCTCGCCGGATTTCTGGAAGCCGCTTTCGATCACCCGCGCATCTTCGCGGGCAAGGAACCGCTCGCCATCACCAGCGACGCCACGTTGCCTCTCGGCCTGCCGGTCAGGGAAGGGGACCTCGTCACTCTTTGCGCCTCTACCGCACCCTCCATCCTTGGCCCTCACGCCTGGTTGGCCACCTCTGAGTCCATTTCCCGGATCGGCCCCCGTGCGATCCCGGACGACCTGCTTCTAGCCTTCACCACCTGGACCGCTGGCAAGCCCGCCCGCATCCCGCTGAAGCAACTCCTGCGCCGCGCTCCGATCTGGGAGGACTGGCTGGCGCTCCCGGAGGATTCCTGGCTCGGCGACCTGCGGATGGTTCCTGCCACTCCCGCTTTTCATCTCACGTTGGAAGGCTCGCTCACCCGGCTGGAAGCTCGCCTCGGCATTCGCTATCCTGGCACCCAGCCATTCGTCCCGGGTGTGGCTGATGATCCATATTTCCCGCGCGCCGGGGAAGGGGGGCAGTGGGAGGTTCGGCACCTGCAGGCGGAGGCCGAGGCCATCGCGACTCTCACCAGCCTCGGGTTCGCCGGAGACGAACCGGGACGTTTCTCACTCACGGGCGAACCCTCCATCCTTCGCTTCTTCGCCCATGGCCTCCCCGGACTGCCTGCCGATTGGACAGTCGAGCAAACGCCGCGCCTCCAGTCGGCTTCGACCACCGTCGAGGTGGTGCGGCCGCGCTTCGAGGTGCTCGGTTCCGGTGAGGACTGGCTGGCTTTCGACTACGGTTTCGAGACCTCTTCCGGCCAGCTCATCTCCCGCGCCGAGGTGCTCCAATGGTTGAGATCCGGCCGCGGCACCCGCCAAGCGAATGGTCGCAAACAAGTGTTGGATGAAGAATCCATCTTGATGCTGGAGCCGCTGCTTTCAGAGCTTGATGTCCGGCAGGAACACGGCCATTTCGTCGGCCCCAAGGTCATTGCGGAGCTTGTATCGGAATTTCGTAAAAATAGGAGTAATTCAAAAATATCAAGTGATATTGATATTTTAGAAAGTCCTCTTCCCGCCACTTTGGATCCCTCGGTTCCTGGCATGCTCCGGCCTTACCAACGGAAGGGTATCGCTTGGCTGGCGGACCGACTCCAACGCTTCGGTGGAGCTCTTCTCGCGGACGACATGGGCCTCGGTAAAACTCTCCAGACGATCGTCGTTTTCGAACAACTGTTTGCGGAGCCTAATCAAGTGGAAGGTCCGGCACTGGTAATCGCCCCAACCTCGCTGCTCGGGAACTGGCGTGCCGAATTCCAGCGCTTTGCGCCGGACCGGACCATCCGCATCCTGCACGGTAGCAACCGGGACACCGAGCGTGGGAAGGTCACACCACAGGATGTGGTTGTCACAAGTTATGGAACATTGGCCCGCGATCTGGCTTGGCACCTCCAGAGGGAATACAAGGGGATCGCGGTGGACGAAGCCAGCCTGATGCGGAACCCGGATACCGATCACGCCAAAGCCATCGCCAAGCTTCGCGGTCGTCATCGGATCGCACTATCCGGCACCCCGGTCGAAAACGGTGTTCGCGACCTGTGGTCGATCTTTCGCTTCATCCAGCCCGGCTGGCTGGGCAGCCGCGAGCAATTCAAGGAGCACTACGAGCTGCCGCTGCAGGCCGCGCCGGTGCCGAAAGCTCCCATGGAGCGCCTGCGCTTGAAAACCACGCCGTTCATCCTGCGCCGGACCAAAGAGCAAGTGGCGTCCGATCTGCCGTCCAAGCTGATTATCGACGACTACTGCGAGCTCTCCGCCGACCAGCGCCAGATTTATCGCGACCTCATCGGCGAGGGCGGCAAGCGGGTGGACGAGAACCGCGAAAAAGCCGGGACTGGCGCGGCCCGCCTCCAGATGCTCACCGCCTTGCTGCGCCTCCGCCAAACCTGTTGCGACCTCGGGCTGCTCAAAAACGAGCGTCTGGACAAGCTGCCGATCGAGCGGCGGTCCGCGAAGCTGGAGCGCCTGCTGGAGCGCGTAGAAGAAGCCACCTCCGGAAATCACAGAATTCTGGTATTCAGCCAATTCCAAACACAATTACAGAAAATCCGGGAGCAGCTTCAAGCGCGCCAAATTGATGCTCTATTGCTCGATGGCCAGACTCGGAACCGTCAGGAGCTGGTGGATCGCTTTCAGAAGCCGGACGGACCGCCGGTCTTCCTGATCAGTCTGAAGGCGGGCGGATACGGCCTCAACCTGACCGCAGCCGATACCGTGATTCACTTCGATCCTTGGTGGAATCCCGCTGCCGAGGCCCAGGCCACCGACCGCGCCCACCGCATCGGCCAAACGCGCCCGGTGACCGTTTACCGGCTGCTCACGCGTGGAACCGTGGAGGAAAAGGTCGTCCGCCTCCAAGACACCAAACGCGAGCTGGCCCAAGCCGCCTTCGATGAATCCGGCCTCGGCGAAGCCACTGGCTGGAGTGACAAGGAACTCACCGACCTGCTCAAAGGCTGA
- a CDS encoding class I SAM-dependent rRNA methyltransferase produces MPTVTLKYLSFHPSIWPRMIGEVSRDAMPGSLVEVFGTQGTTFGWGLWNPKARMPLRMVSHRPEPIDESFFLDAIRNAAALRKEIFHLDDETDSYRCIHADADFLPGLVADKFADVMSLEVTTLAAWQRLDEWLPVIHESFGTKRTVIRVDAQLAQVEGIPSLTHPASENIRTVKIKEHGVTFEVDFQEGHKTGFFCDQRDNRKRFGELAKGRDVLDLCCYTGGFSVNAALAGAKEVTAVDLDETAIAMAKRNANLNGARVKFTHADAFTWIRTMIENGRQWDLVIADPPKFIFGPEDETGFGKYNDLNKLAVQLVKPGGIFVTCSCSGQLHADAFEKIVIGVSHRQSKRLQIIGRTGAGPDHPELSNYPESRYLKVLWNRVM; encoded by the coding sequence GTGCCGACCGTCACTCTCAAATACCTCTCCTTCCACCCGTCCATCTGGCCCCGCATGATCGGGGAGGTTTCGCGCGATGCGATGCCCGGCTCGCTGGTGGAGGTCTTCGGCACGCAGGGCACCACCTTCGGCTGGGGCCTGTGGAATCCCAAGGCGCGCATGCCGCTGCGGATGGTCAGCCACCGCCCGGAACCGATCGATGAATCGTTCTTCCTCGATGCCATCCGGAATGCCGCCGCGCTGCGGAAGGAGATCTTCCACCTTGATGATGAGACGGACTCCTACCGCTGCATTCATGCGGATGCGGATTTCCTTCCGGGTTTGGTCGCGGACAAGTTCGCCGATGTGATGTCGCTCGAGGTCACCACGCTGGCCGCCTGGCAGCGCCTCGATGAATGGCTGCCGGTGATCCATGAGAGCTTCGGCACGAAGCGCACCGTGATCCGCGTGGACGCGCAGCTCGCACAGGTGGAAGGTATCCCTTCCCTCACCCACCCGGCCTCGGAAAACATCCGCACGGTGAAGATCAAGGAACACGGCGTCACCTTCGAAGTGGATTTCCAGGAAGGCCACAAGACCGGCTTCTTCTGTGACCAGCGCGACAATCGCAAGCGCTTCGGCGAACTGGCGAAAGGCCGCGATGTGCTCGATCTCTGCTGCTACACCGGCGGTTTCTCCGTGAATGCCGCGCTCGCCGGCGCGAAGGAAGTCACCGCGGTGGATCTGGACGAAACCGCGATCGCCATGGCCAAGCGCAACGCCAACCTCAATGGCGCGCGCGTGAAGTTCACCCATGCCGATGCCTTCACCTGGATCCGCACCATGATCGAGAACGGCCGCCAGTGGGACCTTGTCATCGCGGATCCTCCGAAGTTCATCTTCGGTCCCGAGGACGAAACGGGCTTCGGCAAATACAATGATCTCAACAAGCTCGCCGTGCAACTGGTGAAGCCCGGGGGCATCTTCGTGACCTGTTCGTGTTCGGGCCAGCTCCATGCGGATGCATTCGAGAAGATCGTCATCGGTGTCTCACACCGCCAGAGCAAGCGTCTCCAGATCATCGGTCGCACGGGTGCCGGACCGGATCATCCGGAGCTTTCGAATTATCCGGAATCGCGGTACCTGAAGGTGCTGTGGAACCGGGTGATGTGA